From the genome of Dermochelys coriacea isolate rDerCor1 chromosome 1, rDerCor1.pri.v4, whole genome shotgun sequence:
gctacagactagggaccgaatggctcggcagcagttctgcggaaaaggacctaggggtgacagtggacgagaagctggatatgagtcagcagtgtgcccttgttgccaagaaggccaatggcattttgggatgtataagtaggggcatagcgagcagatcgagggacgtgatcgttcccctctattcgacactggtgaggcctcatctggagtactgtgtccagttttgggccccacactacaagaaggatgtggataaattggaaagagtacagcgaagggcaacaaaaatgattaggggtctagagcacatgacttatgaggagaggctgagggagctgggattgtttagtctgcagaagagaagaatgaggggggatttgatagctgctttcaactacctgaaagggggtttcaaagaggatggctctagactgttctcaatggtagcagatgacagaacgaggagtaatggtctcaagttgcaatgggggaggtttagattggatattaggaaaaactttttcactaagagggtggtgaaacactggaatgcgttacctagggaggtggtagaatctccttccttagaggtttttaaggtcaggcttgacaaagccctggctaggatgatttaactgggacttggtcctgctttgagcagggggttggactagatgaccttctggggtcccttccaaccctgatattctatgattctatgatgattctaagtctatgaatctatgtatcaCAGCAGCCTATTTGTCCTGATAGGTTTTATTCTTTTCTAATTATCCTGTGATTTGTTAATACACTCACTGAAAACTTCAGAGGAGagtctgttcaggttcttattcTAGTCAGATCAATATTTCAATGAACAAGCAAGCAAGTTCAGTGGTGCTTGAGATATGTAAGGAAAGTGCTGTTTAACCCAGTAAAAAGGATAAATGTAACTACTAAAAGATCAGTTTACATTATTGATGCAAAAATAAATTGATCCCAActctttatttttcaaatattgaagAATAAGTAGCTCTTTCTAAAACAGAGAATACTCATTTATTGAGTAAATGAAGATAAGGTGCCACTTTAAAGGAGCACTAGGCCAGTCTGGAATTTAAGTTTGGGAGAAGAAACCTACAGctagagctgaatgaataatggaggctgaactggaaaaaaaaaatctggttcaaatttgaactgaaactttttttccccaccaaatcgaaaaacttaaaaaataaataaataaaatctagttTTGAATTAACCAAACATTTCAAGTTtacttgaaatgatttttttttcaagtttttccaTTTTGATTTGGCTGTTTCTGGTGTTTTTCACCCTTTTTTTAACTGGCCAAATTTGAAATCAAAACACTATCTCaaattgaaaatttaaaacaaaaccttttcactttttcagaacaaaatttttaaaatgaaaaagtcaaaCTGAACGTTTTGACTctttagaaaaatgttttaacCAAATTCAGCAAATTCAACCCAAACTGACAAATAGTTTTCAGTCCCCAAAacatgcattttttggcaaaaaacatTAATTGAAAAAGTTCTGCCTAGCTCTGCCTAAagcaaatattattaataatcataatattttatgagagatttttttaagaTATCAGTGGAAATTATTTTGGCCTGCATTTCCACATACCATTTGCAACTCACAAGTTGTGGTATAGTGCTAAGACCAGagaaccaggaattgaaattgacttgaaataaaaatgaaattgactaATCTACTTTCATCATCCAAgtggaggaaagggggagggaaatTAAACCAACAGAACAAGTGGCCAAAAAttaatttgctttttaatttttttttttagtttttagcaatttttttgaaaagttaGTTTCATCAATCTAAGTTGTGTTTAGTAGCATTCGTAAAggcattttttcattaaaaataaatatttttatcatgCATGTGTCATTTTCAATTATCTTGGGGACATTACTCCCCATGTCTTGTTTTCAAAAGCATGGTATTTTCCAATTCACTAAATATGTCACTGCTATCAGTAATTGGGACAAGGATATGAAAAGTGACAACTGAATTTATTAATTGCATTAATCACGACATATAACATGGCAGTGGATATATTTTTCATGTTaagattttttaatgaaagacGAAAAGTGCAGTTAATCAGAGTTCCTTACATTCATTAGAAGGGTGACTACCAAAACCACCAACATTCACAATGGTACATAAGCAAACACCAGAATCAGTGCCAATACATATACAGAGtacccaaaataaatatttacaagattaaaaatataaacattgatTAATCTATCCCATTTAACTGTCGGGGAAAACCCCACCTATTGctatttgttatattttaaataagttcTTTAACAGTAGAtgtatttttcaaagtttgtttaAGTGGAAGTGGGTATCTTAACAGTCTATAAAAATACCACCTAGAAAGCTTCTAAGTTTTTACTATCTCTGCTCAGACAAAGTTGGTGAATGTGAGTTTACCAGATTCTCAGAAAACTGATCAATTACATGAAGTGTGGAGTTCTGTTTTTTCTAGCTCATCATCTTGAACAGGCAGAGTGAccggatgtcccgattttatagggacagtccagattttgggggctttttcttatataggcacctattatcccctACCTCCTGTCCCGTATTTTCACCTTGCCCTCTAGTCACCCTATGAACAGACCATATTTTATTTCACTGGAGATGGctcaacacaaataataatgggAAAACCTGCAATTAAAAATGATGTCAGGTATAACGTCTcttgttaaaaaacaacaacagcgtTTCATAACAGTTAAATCTGTCCTATTCAGCATGTAAGAAACAACGTTTTAGTGTCAGTTTTGTCAGATGCAGTGCTGAATACTCTCACGCACTTTTTCCCCAGTCTCACTACTGATATATAAATCGAGACTGGCTGTGATGAAAGATTAACACCATTCCATATTATTACAATTTTATTAGATGTATTTTTCTTCCCACCAATTTGTTGATTTCCTCTttaatttataatcaaaaatatttttctagcatTGTATCTGTACTTTCTCTGTGTTTTACATCATCAGCAGTATAATTTTTTAGGAGCCCTCATATTCCATAATTTAAGAAAGCTGCAAGCTTCCAAACTAGCAGAGCTTTTGAGTAAGATCTTGCTGATGGATACAACAGCACAGATCTAGAGCgccagattctgattcctttatcATACTGAGTAGCACCATAACTCCACAAActgtttcattgacttcaggaaGACTACTTGTGGAATGAGGTGTTATTTAGTGGGAGCAAGGGTACTTTAGTCTGGCCCAGatcactggagttactctgattttacactggtttaactctGAGTCTAATTTCACTGTTCGTCTTGAAAAGTAGAGTGCAACTGTTTACACTGCAATGCCAGAACAATGTCATATACCTGAGTTTGTCAGCTGTATTATAATTTTGATTTGATGTATCTATGACCTTTTACATGTATGTACATAGCAACTTCATTTCTGCAACTCTTGGGCCATATTGTTCCATCCACTTTTAAGCAGAAGACCACACCCAAGTCACAGATATAGCTCCATTGTTttaataagttttttttaaaatgaggtttgAAATGCAGGAGAAAGTCTTGGAGCAGTACTGGATCTGTGGAAGTAGGCGTGCTAAAGCTACATGTTAAATGAAAGTGTCACATCCTGCTCACCTTACTGACCCAAACAGTTCCATTCCCTTTACAAGATAGCTAAAAATATACTACTGCTAACACTGGCTTCAGTAGATCCATTGTACTTCCATGAGCAAGGATAGCAGGATTTGGCTGATAGTTTGGGGGAATATATTGTCACTAATTGTAGTGCCAGTACAATGAGCCAGCTCATGCTTCTCAGTCCACATATGGAGGGAAGCCTCCACGTGTGGTGCTCTTTTATTTCACAAGGAAGGGAAGTTCAGCCACTACTGCTGTATCATGCCCCCCAATTCCAGACCATACTGGAAATTGGTGGAGTAGGCTGAGGGAGGAGTGGGCAGGACAGGGGCATAGGAGATGCACGTCATCTGGCTTCCTCtcccacagaaaagaaaatgtgtgagTCCCAGGAGCAGCCAACGGAGGAAAAGCTAAGATACTGGGGAGACAAGGGGGCCCTCCATGGGGCCAGAGCTGATTCACAGAGCATCTGGTTCAGAGCATCATGGCCTCTCATGGATCCCCCAAGATCTGCTCGTTTTGAGAGTGAGCCCCACAACCTCTTCCACAAGGGACATGCCTCTTCCTTGTGATGGGATCATattgggggaagtgggggagcaTCCTCCACAAGTAAATCCTTACTGTGATTTCCTACCTCCTGCATGGTGCTCCATGGGCAGGGATTATCTGGGCCTTTGCATTTACTGCCATTCATGGAGAAATGGTATCAGACTTGTAGCTCTTTCATTCTAAGGTCAGATTTAATTCAAAGCAGATACAACCAATTTTCTTTTGTGGGCACATTATACTCAAAGACACGCTGTGTCTGCATAGAAAAAACAGTTGAAATGGTGTGATGCTGAAATGGAGATCATTTTAACATAGCATAGTCCAAAGTAATAAAAATCTGTTTGGGTCCTTACAATCCAAAACCAACATCTTGTTCTTGCTAAAAACAGATTTTACTGAAACTGCAATTAGagttaaaaggaaaaacatactGGTTAACAGATCACAAAACACAGGCAGTGACACAACAGACAACACACAGGATTTACGGCACTTGAATGGATCTCGTCCCATGTCTGCCATCACAAGTTAAATTAAGGATGTCAATGATTGTATTAGCTGCAATTTGGACATGCTGAGCATTGGGGACAAGCCCTGGAGTGGCTGCTTGACGAGATGGAAAAACTATGAAAAGATGTGTTTTGCATTTAGATGAGGGGAAATATTAATACACCAATATAGACGATTGCATGGCTATCTGTATGATCTTGAAATGTTCACCTTTAAACAGAAAGGAAGTGCACATTTAGGGAACATTTACTACTAACTGTTGTACTATTCTGCAGGGGCAAATAGATTATGTTAGCTGAatgaacaaatataaaaaaaattgcagcaaCTGTCATGTATAATCTCTGCCAAGACTTAGTTCTGCAGCATCCTTCAGCTGGTATCACTTTGTTTTTCAAAGAGTTGAGAAGAAGCAGTAGCATTTCAGATCAATGGCCATGAAAGTAAATTCCCAGGCCACCTTGCTTAAAATCCTATACTGTTCGCTGTTAGATAACCATTTGCCTTATAAGTGGATATTGTTGCAGTGAACTGTCTCCTTCATACCATTAACACAATGAAAAGCCTTTTCAAAAAGCAGTCTATTACAGCAGGCAAAAAAGCTTCAGAGTGAGGCCATAAAGCAAAATCAATGGCTCCCATTGAGGAGCAAGCTCTGGCAGTACCATAAATTTAAAAACCAACTACAGTTTTGCTTTGCTAAACAAAAGTTTGGTAATTTGGCTCATCTGTACTTTAAGCACTTTCCTGAAAATGCCATCTGAATCAGACATTTTTTGAAGACTTTGGTGCAATATTACTTTAGCCTAGATAAATAATTTAAtgagattcattaaaaaataatcagggAATGCATTTCCACAGGATACGTTTACACACAGAATTCTTCAAATTCGGTCCTCAATCATCCTAAACGGTGGCATGGATGTTCctaggggatgaggaagatgatgatgagataTGGAGTAACAGTGAACATGGATTCACCTTATTAGTAGGAGTGTAGTCTCCTCTTAAATCTGTTGCATATGTTCAAATCCTATTACTGTCAGTGTCTCAGCTGCAGACTACACCTATAGCACAGCAAACTTTACTTCTATTGTGACAAAATGAGTCCACAAAAGACAGCATACCATGCTACTACAAGAAGATCCTCTGTGGTATTATTTAGGAAAGAAACACATACCACTGAAGATAACATAGGTAACTGTAAAATGTTATGCAATATATAGAAATATCTTAGGGACATATAAAATTTACCAGTAGTGACCTGAAAGTGCAAAGAGTATATCTACTAAATGCCAAGACCTGATCTATAAAACTCTTTGTGTGTTATGTACAGGGTCAAACCTCTACAGCATCATCCCAAGCACAATTCTAAACAAAGTGTTCTTTAAGGACTGAAAACCATAACAATGTAGAAGAATGGCATCTTTGGGACCTGGAAGATCATTTCTACCTTGCTATCTACCAAGGCCATGAAAACGTTTGCTTAAACACAATAATGTCACAAATGAGAATGCAAATCACCACAGAATGCTTCCAAGACTATTACCTCTTTATGTTTCAACCCATTAAATCCAGAAAGTCATCAATTTTTCAGTCATTAAGCATGTCAGTGTCCCTTACATGTGATTTAAAGGAATTCAATGTACATTTAAAGAAAGCCTTTTGAACTGCCTTTTAGTGCTTTGTTTTAAGCCTTGCATGAAGTTATAACATACAAATATATTTCTATCATAATAAAAACAAGTCCTGGTAACCACTACATTTCAGATTattaatttttgaaataaaaacataattGGTTTAAAATGACTCTGAATTTTGTGAATAAAAATTGAGAGCTAATTTAAGTGTTAATTTGTGTTTAAGTTTCTTTACTCCCATACAATCACTGCTCTCAATCGTGAATCAATGCCACTGTGTTGTTATGGTACAATAATACTGACACCCTACTACAAGTTACTTTCCCATTCTCCTTTTTAGGAGATGATTGTCCTTTGTACATTGCAAGCAGTCACATGAATCATTCACAGGTTTGCAAAACCTACTTACATTAGGTATCGGGCATAAAGCTTGAGTAAGTGATTAGTACCTAGTCTCTATAGGAGAAAAAGAGGCTAGACAGGTACCCCTCCCAGCCTGAACACTCTTCCCACGTGAAAGCTTCAGACCTCTTTGCCAGAGAGTAGCTGTTTAGATTGTATTTGCCAGTCAGCACGCAGCAAGAGGAGCAAAAAAAGGATGGAAATGAAatacagagagaaaatgaaggaaaggcaaaatattttaatggtgGTTGTTGTTAGTTATAAGTGTGAGGGAACTAATCTAAAATTATTCTACTGTTTCTTGCTATATACAGGCCACAATGCAAACAAAATGCATATGAAGAAAAATTGCCACAAACAAGTACTGTATAGGTGGTAGGTTATTTCTCCTAGTGTTTTAAATGATGTACAGCTGCTACTATCCACTCTTCTCACTTTATAGTATGTCACAAGCTCACAACATCCTCTCTCCACCTCAACTTTCAGTTCCCTCTACAATCCTTCTGTACAATTTGTCCTTAAAACAAAATGGGCAAACatgaattttctgtattatcatCATGCAAAGAACAACATGATCCTTTCAgtcagatggggaaaaaaaccagaaTGACTGTTAGTTTTATGGCTAGGATTAAAATTCCATGCTCTGTACATTCATCCTTTTGAGAACTTTAGCTTCTAAAAATACAAGAGGAGTCAGATCAAATGCAAATCCCTTTCTCAGGCAAAGAAAATAATTTCCAACAAGTTTTGAGATAGATTTACTGTATGTCCCCTCAGCCTGTGAATAGGAATGTATGTGCCTAGTAGTGTTTGCATGAGTGTGTGTATGTACGAGTATGCATGTTAATTTGTGTGCCTGTACAGTATATGTATGACTATCCATGCATATgtacaatttgtgtgtgtgagtggacGTGGCTACAgccatatacatatatattatgaagaaattacataaaaataaactTCTTTGAAGTATATTGAGGTTGTGACACAAACCAATAAAGCCAGGAAATTGAATGTAAATGATAACTTTTCCTCCTGGACACCCGCCATTGGGGTTACGCAAATCAGTATTAGGTAAAGTGACCATTtcaaaactgacaggtttcagagtagcagccgtgttagtctgcaaaaagaaaaggagtacttgtggcaccttagagactaacaaatttatttgagcataagctttcgtgagctacaaaaatTACATCTCAATTTTACCCTTATTAGCTACCTGGGCAACACCCAGTGataccaatgggagctgcactcATGTAAATGGAGGAACAACTCGGCTCTTAATACTGTATTTCCTAGCTTTTCACAGTTCAAGTtacaaccttaatattctttacatttatattttgtatatctcattttcttttttattaaaaggagAAGATAAACCAAACTGTCATATAAGATTCACTTACATAAATTTAGGATTCTCTtcataatatttttataattttttaaaatgtgtatttccaGATTCATTGAAACAACACCTCCATTTCACTTGCAGTCTGTTgattaaatacagattttaaaatatttgtaaatacatAGTATTTACCCAGTAGACTTTAATGACCTTTGGAGCTGTTTCAGAATATCATGAAAATATGTCTTTAGGCACATCATAAAATCCCTATGAAATTTCTTTGAAATGTTGTCAATGCCCATGTTCAGGAGCCACTTTTCAAAATACACATCTCTGCCATTAACAGTTTTTTCATAGCACGCAGGGTGTCTAGCTATTTCCTGGATCACTAACCTTACCATGTCTCTTTTCTTTCCTAAAGTAAAATTACTTGGAAGTTATTAAGACAAACTGAAAATCCAAAAATTTCTTTAAACAACCAAAactcattttatatattttaaaaaataataatttaaaaatgtgtctCTAGCCTAGGTTTCTTCTCAGCCAGGTTTGAGCGCAGCGTAAATTTGTATAAACCCCTGAAAATAGAGGTTTGCAATGGCAATGCTGTCAAAACCTTGACTCTGGCACGATGAATGTGTCACTATACTAAAATCAGCATAATAAACTTGTTATTCTGGGGAAGCAAGAGTCCATACAAAACAGAGTTTTGCTCTAGTTCAAGGTACTTAAAAGAAGTTCCATAATTTTGGAATTGTAAAATTATCTAGCTATAAAAACTAACTTTTGCTTAAACTCTAGATAATACAGagacatttttatataaaaaaattgtaGCATTGAGTAAAACTGTTAAAATATGCATCTATCTACACATGAAGAGTAATTTATTGTATAAATGTGAAAGTTGTGTATATATTGGCTTTTAGTAAAATGATTCCCTGAACCTGATTTTTATGCATCAGACAAATATTGAAGTAAACATCTGAACTTTGCCAGATGTCTCTGTTATCCATTTATATTGTAACAGATccagaataaaacaaacaaacaaaaatatctgtTCTAGTTATAGAAATCCACCTAACTCATTAATTAGCTACTGGACACAAATAAGTTGAGTCTGCTGCTGACCAGCACTGCTGTATGTACATCAGGTAAATAATTACCTGTtgggctgtttgttttttcttggcaTTTTTCCACATAATTGTAGAGCAGACATCATTTTTCAatttaagcaaaaacaaaaaaccaaaaaccagtaAAAGCTAACTGTACTGGAGAATTCCTGTTGTTCATCTCTTTCTGTATTTCTGGCCCCTTGAAGAACTCATGGCACTAATTTGCATTAGGGGAGATGCTCATTTTACGTTCATAATCAAAGTCCAGCTTCCACAAAGGCATGTAAAAGTGACCTCCTAAGTGTTTAGTGCTTCAGAAAAaagatacaaattttaaaaagtgcttgaaAAGAATCTGactatttttgtatttatatatactgtatatcAAGAAGAGATTCAGAAGTGCTAGCCCCCAGAATACACTTATGGGGCCCTTTTAGGTGCCTTTCTTTAGGTGctgcaaacatttttattagtgttttcCTATAAAGACTTTCCCACCTCTAATTCACTGTCCATCTTTGTCTCCAGATCTTGTTCAACTACTTTTTGGCATTGTCCTGGAATGTGGTGGCTTTAACCATCATTCCAGCTAAACCCCTATTACTGACCCGGCGTACAAGTACTTTAGAAACAGGGATTTTTGTTCTGGGAATCTCACTTTTGGTTGGATGATGATGTGCAATGTGATGGCTGTTACTGGCATCTGTTCCGTGGCTGGTAGGAAGCGATGTAAGATGTTTAATGCTGATAGGTATCTTGGAGTCCTTGACTGAACCTGCAGGTGTTTTAAGTGAGCATGTGGTTGTTACTGGAGACACAGGTTTGGAGCGTGATACGCAAGTGACTTCTTCATCAGAAGGCACCCCTGTGATGTTTTCTTCTGTATCAGCATAAAGATCAAAGAGGGCATCACCACTGTAGCTGTCCCTGGGGATGCTCTCTTTCTGGACGCTATTGCTGCTATCTTCCTCAGGCCCAGGAGTAGTGGAATCCCAGTAGCCCTCATCACTGTTTGGGATGCCCTCTGGCTGCTCATATTCCCTGTTCTTCTGATCCTCTTTGTGGTTGAGATGAATCGGAATCTGGTTGAGACCAATGCGTTTCACCATTGAACCATCCTGTGCCCCCTCAACacatttgttctcttttttgatcTCAGGTGGTTTtgtccctcctccttctccttcctggGTCTCTTGGACTTGTTCCTCTGTTTGTGATAACATATCCCAGAACTCCTGAAGATAGGTGTCATCCACTTGGTCTGGGCTTgccatctcctctcctcctccctggtAGGCCACCATGTTTGGGTTCTTTTTAGAAGTGCCTGGCTTGCTGGCCCCTGGGGTGCTCTTCTCACAGCCGCCACTGCTGCTGCCCacttcatcctcctggtctgCAATAATATCTCCACAGCCTGTAA
Proteins encoded in this window:
- the AMER2 gene encoding APC membrane recruitment protein 2; the protein is MDLHCDCAETLAVEPPSGKINKTAFKLFKRKKSGGAMPSIFGVKNKDGDGKGSSKAGMVRSKTHDGLADVVLESNKTEESSGGGGGGVDQLNRDINTRAVAGLNVSSNSSVAKSHSFFSLLKKNGKSENGKGENADQRAGSRQKKGLKGIFSSMRWHKKDKNGKEEKGETSEIQSNLIMSGSLTASLECIKEEAPKPLSEPQYTTEETNIELSCDKNSGDVHATAEEPEVRDAGEMQNNKSTQGEIPAAAGNQHEENRPELPDLGVEEVGTAKDTAITGCGDIIADQEDEVGSSSGGCEKSTPGASKPGTSKKNPNMVAYQGGGEEMASPDQVDDTYLQEFWDMLSQTEEQVQETQEGEGGGTKPPEIKKENKCVEGAQDGSMVKRIGLNQIPIHLNHKEDQKNREYEQPEGIPNSDEGYWDSTTPGPEEDSSNSVQKESIPRDSYSGDALFDLYADTEENITGVPSDEEVTCVSRSKPVSPVTTTCSLKTPAGSVKDSKIPISIKHLTSLPTSHGTDASNSHHIAHHHPTKSEIPRTKIPVSKVLVRRVSNRGLAGMMVKATTFQDNAKK